In one window of Flavobacterium ginsengisoli DNA:
- a CDS encoding CHAT domain-containing protein, with amino-acid sequence MKEQQKQDLADISKINEAIQKQNKLMLSLKSNEEKNNKKNQTSFDLQKLYAKLDKDDAVLYEYFMGYKAIHLFVVQNNKIQLKSICIGHICSEPIIRFISFFDNPENIVSNVGNYQKTAFFTHKKLLLPAKLDSKNLIIIPDGLLNFLPFEALITKESKTTNFTKMHYLLDKFDIAYNNSAELYLNANTLSSGKRNILGLFPVFGKTNYELPFSKNELQSLKHNFDGQFFENENATFLNFKNNVTGKSIIHLSTHASSGDFEIPASIKFYDQEILFSELYNLQLNSDLVVLSACETGIGKLYKGEGAMSIARGFQFAGAQNLLFSLWNVNDYTTSVFMDYFYKDLKHNSSFANAIANAKRKFLKDENIPNAKKSPYYWSAFVYYGTLEKPETQTNYILYIISFLGLIGLFLGFNHYRNGKSSRNSQKREL; translated from the coding sequence TTGAAAGAACAGCAAAAACAAGATCTTGCAGATATTTCAAAAATAAACGAAGCCATTCAGAAACAGAATAAATTAATGTTGTCGCTAAAATCAAATGAAGAAAAAAATAACAAAAAAAATCAAACTTCATTCGACTTGCAAAAGCTTTACGCCAAACTTGATAAAGATGATGCTGTACTGTATGAATATTTTATGGGTTATAAAGCAATTCATCTATTTGTCGTTCAAAACAACAAAATTCAATTAAAATCAATTTGTATTGGTCATATATGCAGTGAACCGATAATAAGATTTATAAGTTTTTTTGATAATCCCGAGAATATTGTAAGCAATGTTGGAAACTACCAAAAAACAGCATTTTTTACTCATAAAAAACTTCTTTTACCTGCAAAATTGGATTCTAAAAATCTCATTATTATTCCTGATGGGCTGTTAAACTTCTTACCTTTTGAAGCTTTAATAACAAAGGAATCCAAAACGACAAATTTTACGAAAATGCATTATTTACTAGACAAGTTTGATATTGCCTACAACAATTCTGCAGAATTGTATTTGAATGCGAATACGCTTTCAAGTGGCAAGAGAAATATTCTAGGTCTTTTTCCTGTTTTCGGAAAAACCAATTATGAACTTCCTTTTTCAAAAAATGAATTGCAATCTCTAAAACACAATTTTGACGGACAGTTTTTTGAAAATGAAAATGCCACTTTTTTAAACTTTAAAAATAATGTTACGGGAAAATCAATTATTCATCTGAGCACACATGCCTCTTCGGGAGATTTTGAAATTCCGGCAAGCATTAAGTTTTACGATCAGGAAATCTTGTTTTCTGAATTGTACAATTTACAGCTCAATTCAGATTTGGTGGTTCTGAGCGCCTGCGAAACAGGAATTGGAAAACTCTATAAAGGCGAAGGCGCCATGAGTATTGCCAGAGGTTTTCAGTTTGCGGGAGCGCAAAATCTATTATTTTCTCTTTGGAATGTAAACGATTATACGACTTCTGTTTTTATGGATTATTTTTATAAAGATCTCAAACATAATTCTTCTTTTGCAAATGCAATCGCAAATGCAAAAAGGAAGTTTTTGAAAGATGAAAATATTCCCAATGCAAAGAAATCTCCTTATTACTGGAGTGCTTTTGTATATTATGGCACTCTTGAAAAACCCGAAACGCAAACCAATTATATCTTATACATCATTAGTTTTTTGGGTTTAATTGGCTTATTTTTGGGTTTCAATCATTACAGGAATGGAAAATCTTCACGAAATTCTCAAAAAAGAGAATTATAA
- a CDS encoding retropepsin-like aspartic protease: MENLHEILKKENYKKIKFKITKTQHLQIKAKINGISGNFILDTGASNTCVGFESIERFELSAKNSKTKASGAGGTGMTTQISSQNKLQLGSWKNKDFSIVIFDLSHVNEALESYKAKSVHGIIGADVLLEGKAIIDYFNHYLYLK, encoded by the coding sequence ATGGAAAATCTTCACGAAATTCTCAAAAAAGAGAATTATAAAAAAATAAAATTCAAAATCACTAAAACACAGCATTTGCAGATAAAAGCCAAAATTAATGGCATTTCTGGCAATTTCATTTTAGATACGGGCGCATCCAACACTTGCGTGGGTTTTGAGTCTATTGAACGTTTTGAACTTTCTGCAAAAAACTCTAAAACAAAAGCTTCTGGCGCAGGCGGAACCGGAATGACAACACAGATTTCATCTCAAAACAAATTGCAGTTAGGAAGCTGGAAAAACAAAGATTTTAGCATCGTAATTTTTGATCTTTCGCACGTAAACGAAGCTTTAGAATCGTACAAGGCAAAATCTGTACACGGCATTATTGGCGCTGATGTTTTGCTGGAAGGAAAAGCAATTATTGACTATTTTAATCATTATTTGTATTTAAAATAA
- a CDS encoding tetratricopeptide repeat protein, with protein sequence MNLHHLYGFILLLLNLNVFGQSQEDKIYNAVDSFTANPSVEALQNLRSIETDFWKSAKPKTKEELLAIVILNCNKAYYENQFGQTLDAIKSYEKAWMIYQKNKLKNYDITEFCLKPLGNLYTILGDYKNAENTIKQYYFIANEEKNEKQKIAAILNLSNVYQNSGKVQEAIEIIEKTLRSEKITSSQKGLLLNNLGANYLLRNINEDFTEAENAFLKAIPLLKKDKALSENLYNTYINLYRIKLNFNLKDATLYFAKAQAIFETLPQQEPRKKAQFYLEKAFLLLKQNSLEEAQNELTTVYKTLLPNYQSQKNILPNESSLYAETVLLDALDLQAELYLSQNEPKNALKSYTLSFYIEELFQSLLIYEDSKIITQIRNRNRTEKCLDIYKSLFDSEKKQSYIEDAFKLAEKTKSIVLKDHLKNVELLSREEKLILQRDAKLEHHYFERTAKTRSCRYFKNKRSHSETE encoded by the coding sequence ATGAACTTACATCACTTATATGGTTTTATCCTTCTTTTGCTGAATCTGAATGTTTTCGGACAAAGTCAGGAAGATAAAATATATAATGCTGTGGATAGTTTTACCGCAAATCCTTCCGTGGAAGCGTTACAAAATTTAAGAAGTATTGAAACTGATTTCTGGAAAAGCGCTAAACCCAAAACCAAAGAAGAATTACTGGCAATTGTAATTTTAAATTGCAACAAAGCGTATTATGAAAATCAGTTTGGGCAGACTTTGGATGCTATAAAAAGCTATGAAAAAGCTTGGATGATTTATCAGAAAAACAAATTAAAAAACTATGATATTACTGAATTCTGCCTGAAGCCGCTAGGCAATTTGTACACGATTTTAGGCGATTATAAAAATGCCGAAAACACTATTAAACAATATTATTTTATTGCCAACGAAGAGAAGAATGAAAAGCAGAAAATTGCGGCCATCCTAAATTTATCAAACGTTTATCAAAATTCAGGAAAAGTCCAAGAGGCTATTGAAATAATTGAAAAAACACTTCGTTCAGAAAAAATAACCTCTTCTCAAAAAGGACTTTTATTAAACAATCTAGGCGCAAATTATCTCTTAAGAAATATCAATGAAGATTTTACTGAGGCTGAAAATGCTTTTTTGAAAGCCATTCCTTTACTAAAAAAAGATAAGGCACTTTCAGAAAATTTATATAATACTTACATTAATCTTTATAGAATAAAACTCAACTTTAATTTAAAAGATGCCACTCTATATTTTGCAAAAGCGCAAGCCATTTTTGAAACATTACCTCAACAAGAACCTAGAAAAAAAGCACAATTTTATCTAGAAAAAGCCTTTTTATTATTGAAACAAAATAGTTTGGAAGAGGCGCAAAATGAACTTACTACTGTTTATAAAACATTATTGCCAAATTATCAAAGCCAGAAAAATATCCTTCCTAATGAAAGTTCTCTTTATGCCGAAACTGTTCTACTCGATGCTTTAGATTTACAAGCAGAACTTTATCTATCTCAAAATGAGCCCAAAAATGCGTTAAAAAGCTATACTCTTTCTTTCTATATTGAAGAATTATTTCAGTCACTTTTAATCTACGAAGATTCTAAAATTATAACTCAAATTAGAAATCGAAACCGAACAGAAAAGTGTCTTGATATTTATAAATCTCTTTTTGACAGCGAAAAAAAACAAAGTTATATTGAAGATGCTTTTAAGCTTGCAGAAAAGACAAAATCTATAGTTTTAAAAGATCATTTGAAAAACGTTGAATTACTTTCTAGAGAAGAAAAATTGATTTTGCAACGAGATGCAAAACTGGAACACCATTATTTTGAAAGAACAGCAAAAACAAGATCTTGCAGATATTTCAAAAATAAACGAAGCCATTCAGAAACAGAATAA